The Calothrix sp. PCC 7507 DNA segment TCGTTGATGAATTCCCAAATATAACCCTAATTGCTGACTCCATAACCAGCCTTGTTCACTGGGTGTGATGGGTTCATAAGTTCCTCTAATCAAGGTAAACCCCTGAAATTCTAAACTATCGGGATCAAACCAAAAATAATCTGGTGTCCGAAAAACATCTTGATAGATTTCCTTTTTCTCTCCTCTGTCTATTTTCGCAGTGCTATCAGACAGAATTTCGATAATCACATTGGGATATTTTCCCCCTTCTTGCCAAACCACCCAACTTCTGCGTTCTTGATTGTGGGTTGTTCCCAAAACAACAAAAAAATCGGGTCCGCGAAAGTCTTCTGATTTTTTTTGATTAGGGCTATAGTAAATAGTCAAGTTCCCCGTGGCAAAATAATCGTCTTTATTCTGCCACGCCCATTCTAGACATTGAATGAGGATTAAAATTTGCCGTAGATGTAAATTGCTTTCCAACGGAGGCTCATCACTCCAAAATTCCCCTTGAGGGAAAATTATCTCATCTTTGCGTTCTGTTGGCGAAATCGCTACGGGTGGGGAAGAGGTCATGGTTACTGAGTTAAATTTGATTAACCATTGTCTGACAGACGTTTATGTATATACGATTGTAGCGATTTAATGGCGATCGCAACATACCAGCTAATCGTCCTTCTGCATCATAATCGTTATCCAAGCTTGGCGATAAGAGTTGGGCGTTTGTCAGTAAGGCGTTGGAAATAGCCACACAAAACCCTGACTTCTTACCGCGTTCTTTTGACTTGGATGAAATGCGCCGAGACATCGATTTGAAGCGTTTTATTTCAGCCACAACCCAAGGATATCAAAGTTAATTGAGCGATCGTTGCACCAAGGCTGATAATTAGCAAGATATCACAAATAAAAAGATCCCCGACTTCTTAAGAAGTCGGGGATCTGAGCCTGTCGGATGTAACACAATCGAGGGCGGGGTTTCCCCGCTCCTTGTATCTTAAATAGAAGAGCCAAGGAAAATTAAACTCACGTTAATATAACTGAGGACAATTTCCAGGTGCATTAGCTGGGCAAAAAATGTGTGGAGTACTTCTGCCTATATGTTGCCGTCAGGAAATGTATCTTTTGGTTAGGGTAGAAGGGTATCGCCGTAGATAACTGTCTGTCACCGCTTGGACTTATCTTTGGAGGTGACTTCCTCCTAAGTTGCCGTTACACTTATCAATCGATCATGCAACCACCTATCACAGTTGGCACTGTTCTGCAAAACCGTTATCGGACA contains these protein-coding regions:
- a CDS encoding Uma2 family endonuclease, with product MTSSPPVAISPTERKDEIIFPQGEFWSDEPPLESNLHLRQILILIQCLEWAWQNKDDYFATGNLTIYYSPNQKKSEDFRGPDFFVVLGTTHNQERRSWVVWQEGGKYPNVIIEILSDSTAKIDRGEKKEIYQDVFRTPDYFWFDPDSLEFQGFTLIRGTYEPITPSEQGWLWSQQLGLYLGIHQRQLRYFTSDGELVLTPEEAATQAQQQAEQERQRAEQERQRAEQEKQRAEQLEARLRSLGIDPNES